The following are encoded together in the Cyanobacterium aponinum PCC 10605 genome:
- a CDS encoding TerB family tellurite resistance protein — MSDNPSLFLPESQLLILNIVCALAWADNELSEEETEILLEKFKSNLPPEPEPIYFDDPDPFYNTMGLSSFTVAEQTQARVNAEIAFKDILNRYKQNPIPLSDLVSQLKTNEDRCLCAKLAYVVIKASPDNQGNLICADEKMVYRQLIQLLNLDPEVVQKIEQRADYELDKFQHPFKAFMGNVKKFFLKKII, encoded by the coding sequence ATGTCAGACAATCCTAGTTTATTTTTGCCAGAATCTCAATTGTTAATTCTTAATATAGTTTGTGCTTTAGCATGGGCTGATAATGAATTGAGTGAAGAAGAAACGGAAATACTATTAGAAAAATTTAAGTCGAATCTTCCTCCTGAACCAGAACCGATTTACTTTGATGATCCTGACCCTTTTTATAATACTATGGGGTTATCTTCATTTACTGTTGCTGAACAAACTCAAGCCAGAGTTAATGCAGAAATTGCTTTTAAAGACATTTTAAATCGCTATAAACAAAATCCAATACCCCTTTCTGATTTAGTATCCCAACTAAAAACTAATGAAGACCGTTGTTTATGTGCAAAATTAGCTTATGTGGTGATTAAAGCTAGTCCTGACAATCAAGGTAATTTGATTTGTGCTGATGAAAAAATGGTATATCGTCAACTGATTCAATTGTTAAATCTTGATCCTGAAGTCGTGCAAAAGATAGAACAAAGGGCAGATTATGAGTTAGATAAATTTCAACATCCTTTTAAAGCCTTTATGGGAAATGTGAAAAAGTTTTTTCTGAAAAAAATTATTTAA
- a CDS encoding glycoside hydrolase family 10 protein has protein sequence MLGLINILPTFTEVVSAQNKPLSISQRPSVAVSQVSLREIEQMVDELQNLIYRVESTLITAEAQNTKYEGSMSAVVQELAKYRQYTNVSYTETKSNSRYSNNRAYEAIASAQQLLIEFPTLARQNFPQARRMWLDARRELWDNYPVDRPFAQSEIRAIWLDRGTIVKARSKADLEPLFNQMAEAGINTVFFETINASYPIYPSRVAPEQNPMTKGWDPLKAAIELAHERNMELHAWAWIFAAANQGHNQILGQPQNYLGPVLSRNPTWVLKDENGAVFNHTPGFKKAFFDPANPYVRNYLYSLLEEIATNYDVDGIQLDYIRYPFQDNHTRQTFGYTAASRHFFKESHGVDPKKIQKSSSAWSVWTGFKIKQIDSFVAEVSQRLKEKRPDLILSAAVFPMERNQRLNVLQQHWEEWIYSGWVDVMVLMTYALDTGSFEARTQSIQDLAGKNSGLVIPGIRLLSVPDTETFDQVQSIRNMPSTGYALFAAENFQPTLQKMLQQTQGTTASPIPYRDPFQSAQERYQALQKEWIFLLANNQINIDPAYLQQWSAQADKLGDRFSDLAKNPTPAKLKDLEKDLSIFKVRFSHFLAKHSQTNPEQVETWKNRLATLESLLKYGERTVFLTQN, from the coding sequence ATGTTAGGTTTAATCAACATTCTCCCCACATTTACAGAAGTTGTCAGTGCACAGAATAAGCCATTATCGATTTCTCAACGCCCTTCCGTTGCTGTTAGTCAAGTCTCTCTCAGAGAAATTGAACAAATGGTGGATGAGTTACAGAATCTCATTTATCGGGTCGAAAGTACTTTAATCACTGCTGAAGCTCAAAATACAAAGTATGAAGGATCTATGAGTGCTGTAGTGCAAGAATTGGCTAAATATCGTCAATATACTAATGTTAGCTATACAGAAACAAAGTCTAATAGTCGTTACAGTAATAATAGGGCTTACGAAGCGATCGCATCTGCTCAACAATTGTTAATAGAATTTCCCACCCTAGCCCGTCAAAACTTTCCCCAAGCTCGTAGAATGTGGCTAGATGCTAGAAGAGAATTATGGGATAATTACCCTGTAGATAGACCTTTTGCTCAATCGGAAATAAGGGCTATTTGGCTCGATCGAGGTACTATAGTCAAGGCAAGATCTAAAGCTGATTTAGAACCTTTATTTAATCAAATGGCAGAAGCGGGAATTAATACCGTTTTCTTTGAAACTATTAACGCCAGTTATCCTATTTATCCTAGCCGAGTTGCTCCTGAACAAAACCCCATGACTAAAGGTTGGGATCCTCTCAAAGCTGCGATCGAACTAGCCCATGAAAGAAATATGGAATTACACGCTTGGGCTTGGATTTTTGCGGCGGCAAATCAGGGACATAATCAAATATTAGGACAACCACAAAACTATCTAGGACCAGTTTTATCTCGCAATCCGACGTGGGTGTTAAAAGATGAAAATGGTGCTGTTTTTAATCACACCCCCGGATTTAAAAAAGCCTTTTTTGATCCAGCTAATCCCTATGTTAGAAATTATCTTTATTCCCTCTTAGAAGAAATTGCCACTAACTATGATGTGGACGGTATTCAATTAGATTATATTCGTTATCCTTTCCAAGATAATCATACTAGACAAACCTTTGGTTACACCGCCGCCAGTCGTCATTTCTTTAAAGAAAGCCATGGAGTAGATCCGAAAAAAATTCAAAAATCTTCCTCTGCATGGTCTGTTTGGACTGGTTTTAAAATTAAACAAATAGATAGTTTCGTAGCAGAAGTTTCCCAAAGACTCAAAGAAAAACGCCCAGATTTAATACTTTCGGCGGCAGTATTTCCGATGGAAAGAAACCAGAGACTAAATGTATTACAACAACACTGGGAAGAATGGATTTACAGTGGTTGGGTTGATGTTATGGTACTTATGACCTATGCTTTAGATACAGGAAGTTTTGAAGCTAGAACCCAATCCATACAAGATTTAGCAGGGAAAAATTCAGGCTTAGTTATTCCGGGCATTCGTTTATTAAGCGTACCTGATACCGAAACTTTTGACCAAGTTCAATCCATTCGTAATATGCCCTCTACTGGGTATGCCTTATTTGCGGCGGAGAATTTTCAACCCACTTTGCAAAAAATGCTCCAACAAACTCAGGGAACAACTGCATCTCCTATTCCTTATCGAGACCCCTTTCAAAGCGCACAAGAGCGTTATCAAGCATTACAAAAAGAATGGATTTTTCTATTAGCTAATAATCAAATTAACATTGATCCCGCTTACTTACAACAATGGTCAGCACAAGCAGATAAATTAGGCGATCGCTTCTCTGATTTAGCCAAAAATCCTACACCAGCTAAATTAAAAG
- the mraY gene encoding phospho-N-acetylmuramoyl-pentapeptide-transferase, producing MKTNTLSVNRILNPTGWLLLILLTLILSTLSFVSLDKNQTLPLWIATLISGILGYIVVPILQKIKASQIIQEDGPQSHLKKAGTPTMGGIFFIPTGLIIALIMANFSPNVIALVLLTFAYSFIGWVDDWQILRKKTNLGLTPKQKLILQVGFAIIFCVWMFFTQPASITNVTLPFNIILPLSFLFWFVAVFVMVAESNATNLTDGVDGLAGGTGAIAFLGLGILIANSHPDLLIFCLAISGSCLGFVLHNRNKASVFMGDTGSLALGAGLAGVGILSENLWALFIISLLFFIESLSVIAQVTYYKATKDSEGKGKRLFKMAPIHHHLELSGWSETQIVGIFYIINTILVLMVVSISN from the coding sequence ATGAAAACTAATACATTATCAGTTAATCGCATTTTAAATCCTACAGGATGGTTACTTTTAATCTTGCTAACCTTAATTCTCTCTACACTTTCTTTTGTATCCTTAGATAAAAATCAAACTCTGCCTCTGTGGATAGCGACGCTCATTAGCGGTATCTTAGGTTATATCGTTGTTCCCATACTACAGAAAATTAAAGCCTCTCAAATTATTCAAGAAGACGGCCCTCAAAGTCACCTCAAAAAAGCTGGAACTCCTACAATGGGGGGAATTTTTTTCATTCCCACTGGCTTAATTATTGCTCTAATCATGGCAAATTTCAGTCCTAATGTCATTGCCTTAGTATTACTAACTTTTGCCTATAGCTTTATAGGTTGGGTTGATGATTGGCAAATTTTGCGTAAAAAAACAAATTTAGGCTTAACTCCTAAACAAAAATTAATTTTACAAGTGGGTTTTGCCATTATTTTTTGTGTCTGGATGTTTTTCACTCAACCGGCATCTATCACAAATGTTACTCTACCATTCAACATCATTTTGCCTCTAAGTTTTCTTTTTTGGTTTGTTGCTGTTTTTGTCATGGTAGCCGAGAGTAATGCTACTAATTTAACGGATGGTGTTGATGGATTAGCAGGAGGCACAGGTGCGATCGCATTTTTAGGTTTAGGAATATTAATAGCTAACTCCCATCCTGATTTACTGATTTTTTGTTTAGCCATTAGTGGTAGTTGTTTAGGATTTGTGTTACACAACCGCAATAAAGCCTCTGTATTTATGGGTGATACTGGCTCACTGGCTTTAGGGGCAGGATTAGCCGGAGTGGGTATTTTAAGCGAAAACCTATGGGCTTTATTTATTATCAGTTTGTTATTTTTTATTGAATCTTTATCTGTTATTGCACAGGTAACATATTATAAAGCAACAAAAGACTCAGAAGGAAAAGGAAAAAGATTATTTAAAATGGCGCCTATTCATCATCACTTAGAATTAAGCGGCTGGAGTGAAACACAAATAGTGGGTATTTTTTATATCATTAATACAATTTTAGTCTTGATGGTAGTCTCAATTAGTAATTAA
- a CDS encoding two-component system response regulator, whose translation MGDKHSDLILIIDDNATYRKVLVKILEQENFKTFECKNGYQGIEKALKIQPNLILLDIKMPEINGFETCIEIKKNSAIANIPIIFMTSLDDLEYKIKGLKIGGVDYITKPFQPEEVLYRVKIHLKLVNINKTLSHKNKQLEAEVKARKRAEKKLIKLNKNLEDKVNEKTKHLHQALLELRQREKELAYKAYYDDLTKLPNRSWLNSYLTDLIQEANKKNLSNADVFHSILFIDLDRFKVINDSLGHLIGDQLLVLVAERLIHFSPENSLVSRFGGDEFIILLQDDKCVESVTNTVKLLLQELQKPFIVNNYKLFINASIGVAIHNYQKVDVTNILRDGDVALYQAKKNGKGTYVILDETTRNQALSRLELENDLRKALEEEKLDLYYQPIFCLKNNIIKGFEALIRWNHPQFGFISPQLFVSIAEEIGLINWLNDFVLTKACHQLGIWFSSFRNFPHIFVNVNLSIINLSQSNITEKIDYFLTQKLFPESCLKIEITEGCLEDATSSTFEILNKINDRGINLCIDDFGTGYSSLSRLHSLPIKTLKIDKSFVDKIGTQVSSQTIIKTILALAHSLEMEVVAEGVENKMQKDILTYLGCDFAQGYFYSPPLDVNSATDFLASVFE comes from the coding sequence ATGGGAGATAAACACTCAGATTTAATTCTAATCATTGATGATAACGCTACCTATAGAAAAGTCTTGGTTAAGATTTTAGAGCAGGAAAATTTTAAAACTTTTGAGTGTAAAAATGGCTATCAAGGAATAGAAAAAGCTTTAAAAATACAGCCTAATTTAATCCTTTTAGATATAAAAATGCCTGAAATTAATGGATTTGAGACTTGTATTGAAATAAAAAAGAATAGTGCGATCGCAAATATTCCCATTATTTTTATGACCTCATTAGACGATTTAGAATATAAAATAAAGGGCTTAAAAATAGGTGGAGTTGATTATATAACAAAACCATTTCAACCAGAAGAGGTATTATATAGAGTTAAAATACATTTAAAATTAGTCAATATAAACAAAACACTAAGCCATAAAAATAAACAATTAGAAGCAGAGGTAAAAGCTAGAAAAAGAGCTGAAAAAAAACTAATTAAATTGAATAAAAATTTGGAGGATAAAGTTAATGAAAAAACAAAACATTTACATCAAGCATTATTAGAGTTAAGACAAAGAGAAAAGGAATTAGCATATAAAGCCTACTATGATGATTTAACAAAATTACCAAATCGTAGCTGGCTTAATTCTTATTTAACTGATTTAATTCAAGAAGCAAACAAAAAAAACTTGAGCAACGCAGATGTTTTTCATTCTATTCTCTTTATTGATTTAGATCGTTTTAAAGTAATTAATGATAGTTTAGGACATTTAATCGGAGATCAATTATTAGTCTTGGTTGCTGAAAGATTGATACATTTTTCTCCTGAAAATTCTCTTGTTAGTCGTTTTGGAGGAGATGAGTTTATTATTCTCTTACAAGATGATAAATGTGTAGAAAGTGTCACTAATACTGTTAAGTTACTGTTGCAAGAATTACAAAAACCTTTCATTGTTAATAATTATAAATTGTTTATTAATGCGAGTATTGGGGTGGCAATTCATAATTATCAAAAAGTAGATGTTACTAATATTTTAAGGGATGGAGATGTTGCCTTATATCAGGCAAAAAAAAATGGGAAGGGAACTTATGTTATTTTAGATGAAACTACCAGAAATCAGGCTTTATCTAGGCTAGAGTTAGAAAACGATTTAAGAAAGGCATTGGAAGAAGAAAAATTAGACTTATATTATCAACCGATTTTTTGCTTAAAAAATAATATTATTAAAGGTTTTGAAGCCTTAATTCGTTGGAATCATCCCCAATTTGGTTTTATTTCTCCACAATTATTTGTTTCCATTGCAGAGGAAATAGGCTTAATCAATTGGCTAAACGATTTTGTATTGACAAAAGCCTGTCATCAATTGGGAATTTGGTTTTCTTCTTTTCGGAATTTTCCCCATATATTTGTCAATGTTAATTTATCAATTATTAATTTATCTCAAAGTAACATTACAGAAAAAATAGACTATTTTTTAACTCAAAAATTATTTCCTGAGAGTTGTCTAAAAATAGAAATTACGGAGGGATGTTTAGAAGATGCAACTTCTTCAACCTTTGAGATTTTAAACAAGATAAATGATAGGGGAATTAACCTTTGTATTGATGATTTTGGTACGGGATACTCTTCCCTTAGTCGCTTACATTCTTTGCCGATTAAAACTCTCAAAATAGATAAAAGTTTTGTGGACAAAATTGGTACGCAGGTGAGTAGTCAAACTATTATTAAAACGATTCTAGCTTTAGCTCATAGTTTGGAAATGGAAGTTGTAGCCGAAGGAGTAGAAAATAAAATGCAGAAAGATATTTTAACTTATCTTGGTTGTGATTTTGCTCAAGGTTATTTCTATTCTCCTCCTTTAGATGTCAATAGTGCCACTGATTTTTTGGCCTCAGTTTTTGAATAA
- a CDS encoding EAL domain-containing protein, whose protein sequence is MSEAQEFRHILVIEDRKGRRIVFLEESNYTIGRDSHNPIILYDYQVSRTHATLIRKMDEEGENFSYRLIDGDLQGKKSTNGVFVNGHSTISHELKHGDSIRFGTDAKANYYIVPSDSSIDLFNPENLDRISASRVTLTNQSSETMISKEENSSNPEDQQELIRLASFPELSPNPIIELDWEGNITYINPAASIKFETIHEDKLDHPILSGLLTEYNNRQGNLFLREVKIGSEVFEQYVHYLSEKKLVRSYIYDFTQRKQTEAQLKDSQSRYLAILKHISEGVFLAYASNRRIIEINDGFSKLLGYSSEDLSNLTLYNIVASDLASFNKDLTQVQETKQDLLEEYLYRRPDGTLVNLESSVSLITYQNKEIFCFVLRNPNKQVSSTQDYSNYLAFHDALLNIPNQNLFEQQLEIAIANAQRYQYLMGVLFAQIENWQEYQNQHPKDESEKLLKNFTQIFQSCLRTGDLIARWDEDKFAVLFPHIRGPRDPARITKKISSTLTSYLQEQTANKQVKLELKLSLLIYPIDGEDKSLITKNGLLSLEQVKISNPNYGATGFNLTPKGASLLKLENLIGTAVKEQQFFLCYQPQTDINTRELTGLETLLRWEHPELGKITPRHFLRLTEETDFMLPLGIWILQTATMQMQKWTHENISPLPIGVNISARQFCQPNFLETIIKILEQTGLPAHLLELEITENCFLHNPDYAYQILNKLSEQKVRLCFDGFGSGTSSLVYLQKVPFNTVKISPSIITQLDNNSQNQSLVQCMSAFCQGYNSRLVAVGVEKLEQMELLRNLGCHQIQGNLLSRPLPSKDITTFLNKGDHQLTNS, encoded by the coding sequence ATGAGTGAAGCACAAGAATTTCGTCACATTCTCGTGATTGAAGATAGAAAAGGCAGAAGAATCGTCTTTTTAGAAGAAAGCAACTACACTATCGGGCGAGATTCTCATAACCCCATTATTCTTTACGATTATCAAGTTTCAAGAACCCACGCCACTTTAATTCGTAAAATGGATGAAGAGGGAGAAAATTTTTCTTATCGCTTAATAGATGGAGATTTACAAGGAAAAAAAAGTACTAATGGTGTATTTGTCAACGGGCATTCAACTATTTCCCATGAGTTGAAACACGGAGATAGTATTCGTTTTGGTACTGATGCAAAAGCCAATTATTATATTGTCCCTAGCGATTCTAGCATTGATCTTTTCAATCCAGAAAACTTAGACCGCATATCCGCTTCACGAGTAACTCTAACTAATCAATCCAGTGAAACAATGATTAGTAAAGAGGAAAATTCTAGTAATCCTGAAGACCAACAAGAGTTGATTCGTTTAGCCTCATTCCCTGAATTAAGTCCAAATCCTATTATTGAGCTAGATTGGGAAGGAAATATTACTTATATAAATCCTGCCGCCAGTATTAAGTTTGAGACAATTCATGAGGATAAATTAGACCATCCCATTCTTTCGGGTTTATTAACTGAGTACAATAACAGGCAAGGAAATTTATTTCTCAGAGAGGTAAAAATCGGCTCAGAAGTCTTTGAGCAGTATGTTCATTATTTGTCTGAAAAAAAACTGGTAAGAAGTTATATTTATGACTTTACTCAAAGAAAACAAACTGAAGCTCAATTAAAAGATAGTCAATCTCGTTACCTTGCCATTCTTAAACATATTTCTGAGGGAGTTTTTCTTGCCTATGCCAGTAATCGCAGAATTATTGAAATCAACGATGGTTTTTCTAAATTGTTAGGATATTCTTCCGAAGACTTAAGTAATTTAACTCTCTACAATATTGTTGCTAGTGATTTAGCCAGTTTCAATAAAGATTTAACTCAAGTACAAGAAACGAAGCAAGATTTACTAGAAGAGTATCTTTATCGTCGTCCTGATGGTACTTTGGTAAATTTAGAGTCGAGTGTTAGTTTAATTACTTATCAGAATAAAGAAATTTTTTGTTTTGTACTTCGTAATCCTAATAAGCAGGTAAGTTCTACACAAGACTATTCCAATTATTTAGCATTTCATGATGCTCTTTTAAATATTCCCAATCAAAATTTATTTGAACAACAATTAGAAATTGCGATCGCAAATGCTCAACGTTATCAATATCTAATGGGAGTCTTGTTTGCACAAATCGAAAACTGGCAAGAATATCAAAATCAACACCCAAAAGATGAAAGTGAGAAACTACTAAAAAACTTTACTCAAATTTTTCAATCATGCCTTAGAACAGGAGATCTAATAGCCAGATGGGATGAAGACAAATTTGCTGTTTTATTTCCCCATATCAGAGGACCAAGAGATCCTGCTAGAATTACAAAAAAAATATCCTCAACTCTTACTAGCTACTTACAAGAACAAACAGCCAATAAACAAGTTAAACTAGAGTTGAAATTAAGTTTATTGATTTATCCCATAGATGGGGAAGATAAATCCTTAATCACCAAAAACGGTTTACTATCCCTTGAACAAGTGAAAATAAGCAATCCTAATTATGGAGCAACAGGATTTAACCTCACTCCAAAAGGTGCTAGTCTTCTGAAACTAGAAAACTTAATTGGTACAGCCGTAAAAGAACAACAATTCTTCCTTTGTTATCAACCTCAAACAGATATTAACACAAGGGAACTAACGGGCTTAGAAACTCTACTGCGGTGGGAGCATCCTGAGTTAGGAAAAATTACTCCCCGTCACTTTTTGCGTCTAACAGAAGAAACTGATTTTATGTTGCCCCTAGGGATTTGGATTTTACAAACCGCCACCATGCAGATGCAAAAGTGGACTCACGAAAACATTTCACCTCTACCTATCGGGGTTAACATTTCTGCCCGTCAATTCTGCCAACCCAACTTTTTAGAAACAATTATCAAAATTCTCGAACAAACTGGATTACCTGCCCATTTACTGGAGTTGGAAATCACGGAAAACTGTTTCTTACACAATCCTGACTATGCCTATCAAATTTTGAATAAATTATCAGAACAAAAAGTTCGCCTCTGTTTTGATGGTTTTGGCAGTGGTACTTCTTCCCTTGTTTATTTACAAAAAGTACCCTTTAACACTGTAAAAATTAGCCCTTCTATTATCACTCAATTAGATAATAACTCTCAAAATCAATCTTTAGTGCAATGTATGAGTGCATTTTGTCAGGGTTATAATTCCCGTCTAGTGGCTGTAGGTGTGGAAAAACTAGAACAAATGGAATTACTAAGAAATTTGGGTTGTCATCAAATACAAGGTAATTTACTAAGTCGTCCTTTACCCTCTAAAGATATTACTACTTTCTTAAATAAAGGAGATCACCAGTTAACGAATTCCTAG